The region ACAACAGTACCATCGGCTGGAGAATAAACGGCATTTTCGTCAGTGATGATTTCTCTTTTAGGAACCCTGAAGAATCGAAGCAAAAAGAGCATCAAAAGCAATGATGCTGGTAGCGTGAAATAATAAAAAATCAAATGACTAAATACATATGTAACGAAGTTTAGCGCCAGTAGCACACAAAAACTAACCAGTAAAATGGTGTAACCTTCCTTATGAATTCTCATTATTTAAATTATTGATTGTTTTTAAATTATCATCATCACAGTTAAATAGGCATAAACAACAGGGATAACCATGATTAATGCATCGAATCGGTCAAGCAGACCTCCATGCCCAGGAAGAAACTTGCCCGAATCCTTTACCCCGATACTACGCTTAAACATCGATTCAACTAAATCACCAAAAACGCCCATCAATGCTGAGATTAATCCAATAACTAGCCAATGCTTAAAGTTGATTTCGGTAAAAAATGCTGCAATTATCCAAGCAACAATTGCAGTAATAACTAAACCACCCAAAAAGCCTTCCCAACTTTTTTTCGGAGAAATTCTGGGAAACATTTTGTGCTTTCCCATGCTTACTCCAAATAGGTATGCACCTGTATCGTTGCCCCACACTAGGAAGAGTATTCCTAACAGGATTTTGGGCGTATATGTCATTTGAAATGATGAGCCATTTATTACCATGAAGTTAAGAAGAGCAAATGGCAATGCTATATATACGAGTCCTAAAATTGTATATGCTATATTGTGAATGGGTTTGTGCTGCGCACGGTAAAGTTCCACAATAAATATACCTACAATTAAAGGGATAAACCCAAAAATGGTAATGCGTTCAATTTCGCCAGAAGCGTAGAGGTACGACCATACAAACAGTGCGATTCCAATAAAAATACCAAGTAACGCTTGAGGTCTAATTTTAGCCTTAAGGCCAAGAATGTAGAATTCATACATACAAGCGGCCATTAATCCTAGAAAGACTATAAAGAAGGTTATGTGGCTGATAAGGATTGCCCCCACAATAGTTATTACAAATAGAACTCCACTTATGGTTCTTTTAAGAAACTCGCTCAATTGTCAATATTTTTAATTAGTTCTTTTGCTTTTTCAACGTTGCAAATATCAACATAAACCTCTGCTTCGCCAAATAGATAGCTGGAATCTTGTTTGTTAATTACAACGGCAGCAATGCCGTTCTCTTCCAGAACCTGTTTGGCAATTTCGGCTTGCCATGGTTTGCTGGTTGAGTAAACAACTATCCAGTTTTCGTCCATGATTATGCTTCGGGTTTAGTTTTGTGCGATTCCTCATCGAGTTCTTTAACAAGTTCTTGCTCGCGGCTTAAAGTTTTACGGGGTCCGAAAATGTGCTCCAAATCCTCGCTGAATATTACCTCGCGTTCTAGGAGTAATTCTGCCAGTTTGGTGTGACCCTCTAAATTCTCGATAAGTATTTTCTTCGCGTTTTCGTATGCTCTATCAATAATTTCTTTAACCTCCTTGTCGATTTGCTCCGCGGTTTTTTCGCTGTAAGGCTTGCTAAAGGCAAACTCATTCTGTCCCGATGAGTCGTAATAACTTATATTGCCGACTGCTTTGCCCATTCCGAAGTATGCAATCATGGCGTAAGCTTGTTTTGTAACTCGCTCAAGGTCGTTAAGTGCCCCTGTGGAAATTTTGCCAAAAGTAACCTCTTCGGCTGCTCTACCACCAAGTGTTGCACACATTTCGTCGAACATTTGCTCAGTTGTGGTTATCTGCCGTTCCTCGGGTAAATACCATGCAGCACCAAGCGAACGACCGCGAGGAATAATTGAAACCTTTAGCAGTGGGTTTGCATGTTCCAACAGCCAGCTAACTGTGGCATGCCCTGCTTCGTGGAAAGCAATGGTTCGCTTCTCTTCCTTCGATATAATCTTATTTTTCTTCTCTAAACCGCCAATTATTCTATCTATAGCATCAAGGAAATCTTGGCGTTCTACTGATTGTTTGTTTTTACGGGCTGCAATTAAGGCAGCTTCGTTACATACGTTAGCAATATCAGCGCCAGAGAAACCAGGAGTTTGCTTTGCTAGAAATGTGATATCGAAGTCGGCCTCAATTTTGATTGGTCGAAGGTGTACCTTGAAAATTTCGAGACGCTCCTTGTAGTCCGGTAACTCAACATGTATTTGACGGTCGAATCGTCCCGCGCGGAGCAAAGCTCTGTCAAGAATATCTGCGCGGTTTGTGGCTGCCATGATAATAACGCCTTGATTCGATGCAAAACCGTCCATTTCTGTTAGTAACTGATTTAGCGTGTTTTCACGCTCATCGTTACCCGAGAAACTTGGATTTTTTCCACGGGCTCTTCCTATTGCATCAATTTCATCAATAAAAACAATACATGGGGCTTTTTCCTTGGCTTGACGGAATAAATCGCGTACGCGTGATGCTCCAACACCAACAAACATCTCAACAAAGTCCGAACCCGACATGCTGAAGAATGGAACATTGGCTTCGCCAGCAACCGCTTTTGCCAGTAAGGTTTTTCCAGTACCCGGAGGGCCTACAAGTAGCGCACCCTTTGGGATTTTACCACCTAAATCGGTGTATTTTTTTGGATTTTTTAGGAATTCAACAATTTCCATAACTTCCACCTTGGCTTCCTCCAATCCAGCAACATCTTTAAAATCAACCTTTGCAGTTGACTCCTTGTCAAAAAGTTGTGCTTTAGATTTTCCAACACTGAATATGTTACCTGCACCACCTGGACCACCACCACGGCTCATTCGGCGGAATATAAATACCCATAATCCAACAATAAGCAAAAGGGGTAGAACCCATGTGAGCAGTTCTGCAAAATAGTTGGGCCGTTCTACATAGTCGGGATATATTTTTTCTTCCTCGGGAGTGTTTACTTGCGCATCTTTAAGCTGGCTGTCGAAAGTTTCGATAGAGCCAATGGTGAACGAGAAGTGAGGACCCGATTTGGGTACACTGTTAAATCCACTTCCTAATCTATCCTTATACTTATCAAGTTTGTCCTCCTTTAGGTAAACTTCTACTTTCCCTTGATTCCTGATAACTACCAGTTTTTTTATCTCCTTGTTGGCAAGCATTTGGTTTTTAACTTCCTGCCACGAGGTAACTACAGCATTCTTTCCAGAGTAGAAGAACTGCAGAAAGATTATGCCAGCAATAATCAAAATATAAACCCAGTACACATTGAACTTTGGCGCTTTTGGTCTATTTTCCCCTTCGCCAAATATTGGGTCTATATCTTTTCCTTTATTCTTTTTATTATTATCCATAATGCTGAAAATTCTTAATTCAGATGAGTAACGTTACACTGTTGAAAATGTTCCATTATACGTTAAAATTGTACGGTGACGATGTTTCTTGCTCGCCATGTTGCGAAATTTTTGCATCAGACCACAAATCCTCAAGTTTGTAAAAATTTCTCCACTCGGTTTGGAATACGTGCACTACAACGTCAACGTAATCGAGCACTATCCAAATTGCGTTTTCGTAGCCTGCAGAGCGGTAAACCTTTTCGTTTAGTTTTTCTATGGCTTTATCCTCAATATTATCGGCAATTGCGCTGACTTGAGTGGTTGAATCGGCATTGCATATAACAAAATGACTGCACACTGCATTGGGTAAACTGCCTATTTCGAGCGAGATTAAATTTTTCCCTTTTTTCTCCTGAATTGCATCAATAATACAAGTTAGCAACTCATTGGAATTGTTTGTTTTCTTCTTTTTTACGGCCATTTAAATTTCATCTATAAGCCACAAAGGTAATTATTTTTAGACTCTTTAAAAATGGTGCTATATGATAATATGACAATAGAAAAAGGAGTAAAGCTAAAAATGGTTATAAAAAAGGCTGTCCGCTACGAACAGCCTTTTTTATTTGTTCGTTGTACGATTACTGTTTTGTTTTATCTCCGCCAATTCCAATTATTTGATAATCGGAAATGTTGAATGATTTTGATGTGTTTGTGTTGATTTCTTTCACAAAAAGATCGGAGCGAGCATTGGAATCGCTATCCTTGAAGTGCATTTCCAGAACAGTTCCCATTAAGTAGGCTCCAGCTCCGCCAGTGGCAAGGGCTTGGAGTCCGCCCATTTGTCCGTATGCGTTGGAGTAATCATACTTAATATCATTTGTTGCCCATATCTCTGCTTTCCCTTCGGGATTTTCGTATGTGTACTCTTTGCAATTATACCCGGCAATGTTTTTTGTACGACCAGTAGCCTTATAGTACATATTGTAATTCGAAAGATCTTCTTGTTCGGCTGTTTCTGTTTGTTGGGTTTCAGCATCAGTTTCCGTTTGTGCCTGTGACGAATCTATTGGCATTGCCATGCCACTTTTTTCACCATCCTTTTCCGAGAGAATTAGCATTGCTAAGTTTTTGTAATCGAAAATCATCAGGGATTTCTGCGATTGGCCGGATTCTTTGTCTACGCTTTCGAACTCCATGGCAAAGTTTTTCGAATTCTTGTCAAAGTAAGTTGTGTAAGTGCCTTTGTTTACTTCGGTTGATGCAGAGTCAACAGATTCTATATCCATTTTCATGCTCGATGTGTAGCTGTAGTTCAAATCGTATTTCACGTTATTGAATCCCATCATACCCATCATTTTTTGCTGCATAAAACTGTTGGCAGGATCGGTTTGTTTTTGAGATTTTTGCTCCTGTTTGGGTTGTTGCTCTTGCTGTTCCTCTTCAATTTTTTCGTTGTTGTTGTTTTTAAGTCCTTTGACAACAGCTTTTTGTGCTTTATCTTTTATAAAACTTCCGATTTGTGCTTTCGATTCTATAGCACTAATAACCATTATTGCAACTATTATTGCGATGACTCTTTTGCTCATTCTCAATTAGTTTTAGTTTAACAGTGTTTTTCAATATCAAATTGTATGCAAGTTAGTAATCTTTTAGCACAGTTAATATTGATGCCTAAAAATATGTAGGTGAACATGATTGCCGTTGGTTTGTTGATTGGATAACCATTACGTGATGATTTCTGATATATTTGCAGGTAGTTAATTCGATTAATATGACAAGAGGGAAGGAGTCTAAGCCTCATATTGGTATTTTTGGGCGTAGAAACAACGGTAAAAGCTCGTTGATTAATCTGCTTGCCGGTCAAAATGTGGCTATTGTTTCGGATTTTGCAGGTACAACAACCGATCCTGTAAAAAAAACGTTCGAGATTACAGGTTTTGGGCCAGTTGTACTTATTGATACTGCGGGTATAGACGATGTTGGAGAACTTGGGAAAAAAAGGGTGGAGAAAACTTTAGAGTCGATTAAGCAAGTCGATTTGGCAATTCTGGTAACTACTGGAAATATTTGGGGAGAATTTGAGGATATGCTTGTTGCTGAGTTTTCTAAAACCGATACTCCCTTTGTTTTAGTCCACAGTAAAGCCGATGTCGAGAAGGTTTCGGCAAGTTTCCGGGAGGTTATCAATGCAAAAAATCACAAAGGCTTTATCGAAACCACAACAAAGGATACATCCTGTACAGGTGTTTTGGTTGAGTTGATCCGTAGTGCAATTCCAGAATCATCGTACAAAACTCCAACATTATTAGGTGATTTGGTTAACTATGGTGATTTGGTGCTGCTTATCACTCCAATTGATGTTGAAGCACCCGCCGGTCGTTTAATTTTACCACAGGTGCAGGCCATACGAGATATATTGGATAATGATGCAGTTGCCATTGTACTAAAGGAGCGCGAAGTGGATGCCTTTTTACGTAAAACAAACATAAAACCAGCATTGGCTATCACCGATAGCCAAATATTTGTTAAGGCCGATGCTTCAATCCCAAAGGATATTCCGTTAACTAGTTTTAGTATTCTGCTTGCTCGGTTTAAGGGCGATTTTGATAATTATATCAAGGGAACTCCAAAGATTTCGGAGCTGAAGGATGGCGATAGAGTTCTTCTGCTCGAGAGCTGTAACCACCATACTTCGTGCGATGATATTGGTAGGGTGAAG is a window of Tenuifilaceae bacterium CYCD DNA encoding:
- the ftsH gene encoding ATP-dependent zinc metalloprotease FtsH, producing the protein MDNNKKNKGKDIDPIFGEGENRPKAPKFNVYWVYILIIAGIIFLQFFYSGKNAVVTSWQEVKNQMLANKEIKKLVVIRNQGKVEVYLKEDKLDKYKDRLGSGFNSVPKSGPHFSFTIGSIETFDSQLKDAQVNTPEEEKIYPDYVERPNYFAELLTWVLPLLLIVGLWVFIFRRMSRGGGPGGAGNIFSVGKSKAQLFDKESTAKVDFKDVAGLEEAKVEVMEIVEFLKNPKKYTDLGGKIPKGALLVGPPGTGKTLLAKAVAGEANVPFFSMSGSDFVEMFVGVGASRVRDLFRQAKEKAPCIVFIDEIDAIGRARGKNPSFSGNDERENTLNQLLTEMDGFASNQGVIIMAATNRADILDRALLRAGRFDRQIHVELPDYKERLEIFKVHLRPIKIEADFDITFLAKQTPGFSGADIANVCNEAALIAARKNKQSVERQDFLDAIDRIIGGLEKKNKIISKEEKRTIAFHEAGHATVSWLLEHANPLLKVSIIPRGRSLGAAWYLPEERQITTTEQMFDEMCATLGGRAAEEVTFGKISTGALNDLERVTKQAYAMIAYFGMGKAVGNISYYDSSGQNEFAFSKPYSEKTAEQIDKEVKEIIDRAYENAKKILIENLEGHTKLAELLLEREVIFSEDLEHIFGPRKTLSREQELVKELDEESHKTKPEA
- a CDS encoding GTP-binding protein, which encodes MTRGKESKPHIGIFGRRNNGKSSLINLLAGQNVAIVSDFAGTTTDPVKKTFEITGFGPVVLIDTAGIDDVGELGKKRVEKTLESIKQVDLAILVTTGNIWGEFEDMLVAEFSKTDTPFVLVHSKADVEKVSASFREVINAKNHKGFIETTTKDTSCTGVLVELIRSAIPESSYKTPTLLGDLVNYGDLVLLITPIDVEAPAGRLILPQVQAIRDILDNDAVAIVLKEREVDAFLRKTNIKPALAITDSQIFVKADASIPKDIPLTSFSILLARFKGDFDNYIKGTPKISELKDGDRVLLLESCNHHTSCDDIGRVKIPRWISNFTGKKLEYEVVAGLDALPCDIKEYALVIQCGGCMITRKQIVNRLRPAIEAGIPVTNYGMAIAYVQGIYQRAIAPFTASAISKADYL
- a CDS encoding phosphatidate cytidylyltransferase gives rise to the protein MSEFLKRTISGVLFVITIVGAILISHITFFIVFLGLMAACMYEFYILGLKAKIRPQALLGIFIGIALFVWSYLYASGEIERITIFGFIPLIVGIFIVELYRAQHKPIHNIAYTILGLVYIALPFALLNFMVINGSSFQMTYTPKILLGILFLVWGNDTGAYLFGVSMGKHKMFPRISPKKSWEGFLGGLVITAIVAWIIAAFFTEINFKHWLVIGLISALMGVFGDLVESMFKRSIGVKDSGKFLPGHGGLLDRFDALIMVIPVVYAYLTVMMII
- the rsfS gene encoding ribosomal silencing factor RsfS, encoding MAVKKKKTNNSNELLTCIIDAIQEKKGKNLISLEIGSLPNAVCSHFVICNADSTTQVSAIADNIEDKAIEKLNEKVYRSAGYENAIWIVLDYVDVVVHVFQTEWRNFYKLEDLWSDAKISQHGEQETSSPYNFNV